One stretch of Micromonospora echinospora DNA includes these proteins:
- the araA gene encoding L-arabinose isomerase: protein MATHPQPEVWFLTGSQGLYGEDTLRQVAEQSRQIAARLDESPDIPVRVVWKPVLTSSADILAVCRDAAVQGAVGVIAWMHTFSPAKMWISGLDALRTPLLHLHTQANVALPWDEIDMDFMNLNQAAHGDREFGFVQTRLGVARKTVAGHVTDPRVTGRIAAWARAAVGWSALRTLRLARFGDNMRDVAVTEGDKVEAELRFGVSVNTYGVNDLVAAVDQVGDAQVDDLVKEYDDTFRVAPELRPGGDRHDSLRYAARQELGLRAFLEAGGFRAFTTNFEDLGGLRQLPGIAVQRLMADGYGFGGEGDWKTSVLVHTLKAMAVGVPGGTSFMEDYTYDLTFGQELILGAHMLEVCPSIAADVPSAEVHPLSIGGREDPVRLVFDAAPGPAVVLGMADMGERFRLVANTVDVVPPPHPLRRLPVARAVWRPQPDLAGSAEAWITAGAPHHTVLSQAVGVEELRDLAAMARTELVVIDADTRPHRFADELRWNQAYYRLARGF from the coding sequence ATGGCAACTCACCCCCAGCCCGAGGTCTGGTTCCTCACCGGCAGCCAGGGCCTCTACGGCGAGGACACCCTGCGGCAGGTCGCCGAGCAGTCCCGGCAGATCGCCGCGCGCCTGGACGAGTCGCCGGACATCCCCGTACGCGTGGTCTGGAAGCCGGTCCTCACCTCCAGCGCGGACATCCTGGCGGTGTGCCGGGACGCGGCCGTGCAGGGCGCGGTCGGGGTGATCGCCTGGATGCACACGTTCTCCCCGGCCAAGATGTGGATCTCCGGGCTGGACGCGCTGCGGACGCCGCTGCTGCACCTGCACACGCAGGCGAACGTGGCGCTGCCGTGGGACGAGATCGACATGGACTTCATGAACCTCAACCAGGCCGCGCACGGCGACCGGGAGTTCGGGTTCGTCCAGACCCGGCTCGGGGTGGCCCGCAAGACCGTCGCCGGCCACGTCACCGACCCGCGCGTCACCGGCCGGATCGCGGCCTGGGCCCGGGCCGCCGTCGGCTGGTCGGCGCTGCGGACGCTGCGGTTGGCGCGCTTCGGCGACAACATGCGCGACGTCGCGGTCACCGAGGGGGACAAGGTCGAGGCGGAGCTGCGCTTCGGCGTCTCGGTGAACACCTACGGCGTCAACGACCTCGTCGCGGCCGTCGACCAGGTGGGGGACGCGCAGGTGGACGACCTGGTCAAGGAGTACGACGACACCTTCCGGGTGGCGCCGGAGCTGCGGCCCGGCGGGGACCGGCACGACTCGCTGCGGTACGCGGCGCGTCAGGAGCTGGGCCTGCGCGCGTTCCTGGAAGCCGGCGGGTTCCGGGCGTTCACCACGAACTTCGAGGACCTCGGCGGGCTGCGCCAGCTTCCCGGCATCGCGGTGCAGCGCCTGATGGCCGACGGCTACGGCTTCGGCGGCGAGGGCGACTGGAAGACCTCGGTGCTGGTGCACACGCTCAAGGCGATGGCCGTCGGCGTGCCCGGCGGCACCTCGTTCATGGAGGACTACACCTACGACCTGACGTTCGGCCAGGAGCTGATCCTCGGCGCGCACATGCTGGAGGTGTGCCCGAGCATCGCCGCCGACGTGCCGAGCGCGGAGGTGCACCCGCTGAGCATCGGCGGGCGGGAGGACCCGGTGCGCCTGGTCTTCGACGCCGCGCCCGGCCCGGCCGTGGTGCTGGGCATGGCGGACATGGGGGAGCGGTTCCGGCTGGTCGCCAACACGGTGGACGTGGTGCCGCCGCCGCACCCGCTGCGCCGGCTGCCGGTGGCCCGCGCGGTCTGGCGTCCGCAGCCCGACCTGGCCGGTTCGGCGGAGGCGTGGATCACCGCGGGCGCGCCGCACCACACGGTGCTCTCCCAGGCCGTCGGCGTGGAGGAGCTGCGCGACCTGGCCGCGATGGCCCGGACCGAGCTGGTGGTCATCGACGCCGACACGCGCCCGCACCGCTTCGCCGACGAGCTGCGCTGGAACCAGGCGTACTACCGGCTCGCCCGGGGATTCTGA
- the yjfF gene encoding galactofuranose ABC transporter, permease protein YjfF, protein MSSTSLSTGRSWRPSLPRRHVPVLATLALLLVMYGIGVSQYRAFSNIQVVFNVFIDNGFVLVVAVGMTFVILTGGIDLSVGSVVAMTAMVSASLLRDGLPAALVLVIALLIGPTLGFLMGCAIHFFEIQPFIVTLAGMFFARGMCTFISDSSISITDGFWTSMSQQRIGDPAGNFVSISVLIAFAVVLIAAYVLAYTRFGRNVYAVGGNAQSALLMGLPVARTRIAVYTISGLCSAIGGILLSFYTLSGAPLIAVGMELDVIAAVVIGGTVLTGGSGYVFGTVLGVLVLGVIQTLITFDGSLNSWWTKIVIGGLLFAFILLQRLIGIRFK, encoded by the coding sequence ATGAGCAGCACGTCGTTGAGCACCGGCCGCTCCTGGCGGCCCAGCCTGCCGCGGCGGCACGTCCCAGTGCTGGCCACGCTCGCCCTGCTGCTCGTCATGTACGGCATCGGCGTGTCCCAGTACCGCGCGTTCTCCAACATCCAGGTCGTCTTCAACGTCTTCATCGACAACGGCTTCGTGCTCGTCGTCGCGGTCGGCATGACGTTCGTGATCCTCACCGGCGGCATCGACCTGTCCGTCGGCTCGGTGGTCGCGATGACCGCGATGGTGTCGGCGTCGCTGCTGCGCGACGGCCTGCCCGCGGCCCTGGTGCTGGTGATCGCGCTGCTGATCGGCCCGACGCTGGGCTTCCTGATGGGCTGCGCGATCCACTTCTTCGAGATCCAGCCGTTCATCGTCACGCTCGCCGGGATGTTCTTCGCCCGCGGCATGTGCACGTTCATCAGCGACTCCTCGATCTCCATCACCGACGGCTTCTGGACGTCGATGTCGCAGCAGCGCATCGGCGATCCGGCCGGCAACTTCGTGTCGATAAGCGTGCTGATCGCGTTCGCGGTGGTGCTGATCGCGGCGTACGTGCTGGCGTACACGCGGTTCGGTCGCAACGTGTACGCGGTCGGCGGCAACGCGCAGTCGGCGCTGCTGATGGGCCTGCCGGTGGCGCGGACCCGGATCGCCGTCTACACGATCAGCGGGCTCTGCTCGGCGATCGGCGGCATCCTGCTGTCGTTCTACACGCTCTCCGGCGCGCCGCTGATCGCCGTCGGGATGGAGCTGGACGTGATCGCCGCCGTCGTGATCGGCGGCACCGTGCTCACCGGCGGTTCCGGGTACGTCTTCGGCACCGTGCTCGGCGTGCTGGTGCTCGGCGTGATCCAGACCCTGATCACGTTCGACGGCAGCCTCAACTCCTGGTGGACCAAGATCGTGATCGGCGGGCTGCTCTTCGCGTTCATCCTCCTCCAGCGGCTCATCGGCATCCGGTTCAAGTGA
- a CDS encoding ABC transporter permease, whose product MTAVADRLRPLTGHRLFWPALVLVVMLAANTVYRPGFLAVEVKNGHLYGTPIDILRLSAPLILVALGMTLVIATGGIDLSVGSLCAISGAIACLHISGAADQNSPATVATALALAFGAALVLGAWNGILVAVIGIQPIIATLILMVAGRGIAQLVTEGQIITINSGPYRAIGLGHFLTLPLAILIALAAALLVAAFTRRTALGLIVESVGGNAEASRLAGIRSRRIVFLVYVISAVCAALAGFMVTANVSSADGNAAGLWIELDAILAVVIGGTSLAGGRFSLGGTVLGALIIQTLTTTVYAMNISPQTSLLFKAVVVIAVCLVQAPAFRARLRRRRGTEPGPAAPQREKEQVPA is encoded by the coding sequence ATGACCGCCGTCGCCGACCGCCTCCGCCCGCTTACCGGCCACCGCCTGTTCTGGCCGGCGCTGGTGCTCGTGGTGATGCTCGCCGCGAACACCGTCTACCGTCCCGGCTTCCTCGCCGTCGAGGTCAAGAACGGCCACCTGTACGGCACGCCCATCGACATCCTGCGGCTGAGCGCGCCGCTGATCCTCGTCGCGCTCGGGATGACGCTCGTCATCGCCACCGGCGGCATCGACCTGTCCGTCGGCTCGCTCTGCGCCATCAGCGGCGCGATCGCCTGCCTGCACATCAGCGGGGCGGCCGACCAGAACAGCCCGGCCACGGTGGCCACCGCGCTGGCCCTGGCCTTCGGCGCCGCGCTCGTGCTCGGCGCGTGGAACGGGATACTCGTGGCGGTCATCGGCATCCAGCCGATCATCGCGACGCTGATCCTCATGGTCGCCGGACGGGGCATCGCCCAGCTGGTCACCGAGGGGCAGATCATCACGATCAACTCCGGTCCGTACCGGGCCATCGGGCTCGGGCACTTCCTGACGCTGCCGCTGGCCATCCTGATCGCGCTCGCCGCCGCGCTGCTCGTGGCCGCGTTCACCCGGCGCACCGCGCTCGGTCTGATCGTCGAGTCGGTCGGCGGCAACGCCGAGGCCAGCCGGCTGGCCGGCATCCGGTCGCGCCGCATCGTCTTCCTCGTCTACGTGATCAGCGCCGTATGCGCCGCGCTCGCCGGCTTCATGGTCACCGCCAACGTTTCGAGCGCCGACGGCAACGCCGCCGGCCTCTGGATCGAACTCGACGCGATCCTGGCGGTCGTGATCGGCGGTACGTCGCTCGCCGGTGGCCGGTTCTCCCTCGGCGGCACCGTCCTCGGCGCGCTGATCATCCAGACCCTGACCACCACTGTGTACGCCATGAACATCTCGCCGCAGACGTCGCTGCTGTTCAAGGCGGTCGTCGTCATCGCCGTCTGCCTCGTGCAGGCCCCGGCGTTCCGCGCCCGGCTGCGCCGGCGGCGCGGGACCGAGCCCGGGCCGGCGGCGCCGCAGCGGGAGAAGGAGCAGGTGCCCGCATGA
- a CDS encoding sugar ABC transporter ATP-binding protein yields MTGNRPVLTMTGISKTFPGVRALHDVDFRLFPGEVHALMGENGAGKSTLIKVLTGVYGTDAGVITLDGEQVSFSGPMQAAAAGVSTVYQEVNLCTNLSVAENVFIGREPRRLGAVRWGEMRRRARDLLARLDLDLDVTAPLGTYSLAVQQMVAIARAIDVQARVLILDEPTSSLDAGEVAQLFRIMRQLRDEGIAILFVTHFLDQVYGIADRITVLRNGTLVGEYRTEELPQFSLVEKMIGQELDVLERLDEQQKRATVDADDEAPLVDAAELGRRGAVAPFSLRIHAGEVVGLAGLLGSGRTEVARLIFGADRADHGQVRLDGGRAPVRNPIQAIGQGVGFCSENRRAEGIVPELTVRENMMLALQAARGWLRPIPRRRQDELVRRYVEALSIRPANPELPVRNLSGGNQQKVLLARWLITEPRLLILDEPTRGIDVGAKAEIQKLVVQLSDGGMAVLFISAELEEVLRLSHRVAVMRDREMVAQLDNDDTLDADRVMRTIASGTPREEVTR; encoded by the coding sequence ATGACGGGTAACCGTCCGGTCCTGACCATGACCGGCATCAGCAAGACCTTCCCCGGGGTCCGCGCGCTGCACGACGTCGACTTCCGGCTGTTCCCGGGCGAGGTCCACGCCCTGATGGGTGAGAACGGCGCCGGCAAGTCCACCCTGATCAAGGTGCTGACCGGCGTCTACGGGACCGATGCGGGCGTCATCACCCTCGACGGCGAACAGGTCTCGTTCAGCGGCCCGATGCAGGCCGCGGCGGCGGGCGTCAGCACCGTCTACCAGGAGGTCAACCTCTGCACCAACCTGTCGGTGGCGGAGAACGTGTTCATCGGCCGCGAGCCGCGCCGGCTCGGCGCGGTCCGCTGGGGCGAGATGCGCCGGCGGGCGCGAGACCTGCTGGCCCGGCTCGACCTCGACCTCGACGTCACCGCGCCGCTCGGCACGTACTCGCTCGCGGTGCAGCAGATGGTCGCCATCGCCCGGGCGATCGACGTGCAGGCGCGGGTGCTGATCCTGGACGAGCCGACGTCCAGCCTGGACGCCGGCGAGGTGGCGCAGCTGTTCCGGATCATGCGCCAGCTGCGCGACGAGGGCATCGCGATCCTGTTCGTCACACACTTCCTCGACCAGGTCTACGGCATCGCCGACCGGATCACCGTGCTGCGCAACGGCACGCTGGTGGGGGAGTACCGCACCGAGGAGCTGCCGCAGTTCAGCCTGGTCGAGAAGATGATCGGACAGGAGCTGGACGTGCTGGAGCGGCTCGACGAGCAGCAGAAGCGCGCCACTGTCGACGCCGACGACGAGGCACCGCTCGTGGACGCCGCCGAGCTGGGCCGGCGCGGCGCGGTCGCGCCGTTCAGCCTGCGCATCCACGCCGGTGAGGTGGTCGGCCTGGCCGGCCTGCTCGGCTCCGGCCGCACCGAGGTGGCGCGGCTGATCTTCGGCGCGGACCGGGCCGACCACGGCCAGGTCCGGCTCGACGGCGGCCGGGCGCCGGTGCGCAACCCGATCCAGGCCATCGGTCAGGGTGTCGGCTTCTGCTCGGAGAACCGCCGGGCCGAGGGCATCGTCCCGGAGCTGACGGTCCGGGAGAACATGATGCTGGCGTTGCAGGCCGCGCGCGGCTGGCTGCGTCCGATCCCGCGCCGCCGCCAGGACGAGCTGGTCCGCAGATACGTGGAGGCGCTGAGCATCCGCCCGGCGAACCCGGAACTGCCGGTGCGCAACCTCTCCGGCGGCAACCAGCAGAAGGTGCTGCTGGCCCGCTGGCTCATCACCGAGCCGCGCCTGCTCATCCTGGACGAGCCGACCCGCGGCATCGACGTCGGCGCGAAGGCCGAGATCCAGAAGCTGGTGGTGCAGCTCTCCGACGGCGGCATGGCGGTGCTGTTCATCTCCGCCGAGCTGGAGGAGGTGCTGCGCCTGAGCCACCGGGTCGCGGTCATGCGCGACCGCGAGATGGTCGCCCAGCTCGACAACGACGACACGCTCGACGCCGACCGCGTCATGCGCACCATCGCCAGCGGAACCCCCCGGGAGGAGGTGACCCGATGA
- a CDS encoding ABC transporter substrate-binding protein — translation MRTRSTARRVIAAFAGVLLAGSMAACGNSDTGGDSGDGNDKIVLGFSQVGAESGWRTANTTSIKEAAAEAGIELKFDDAQQKQENQIKAIRNFIQQKVDVIAFSPVVESGWDTVLKEAKDAKIPVILTDRAVDSADKSLYKTFLGSDFVKEGRLAGEWLVEQKKAAPGPVNIVELQGTTGSAPANDRKKGFAEAIATNPNLKIVASQSGDFTRAGGKQVMEQFLKANPKIDVLFAHNDDMGLGALEAISAAGKTPGKDITIITVDAVKDGMQALADGKFNFIAECSPLLGPQLMELAKKVKAGEEVPARIETEETTFTQEQAKEALPNRKY, via the coding sequence ATGAGAACCAGGAGCACGGCCCGCAGGGTCATCGCCGCGTTCGCCGGCGTGCTGCTCGCCGGCAGCATGGCGGCCTGCGGCAACAGCGACACCGGCGGCGATTCCGGTGACGGGAACGACAAGATCGTCCTGGGGTTCTCCCAGGTGGGCGCCGAGAGCGGCTGGCGCACCGCGAACACCACCTCGATCAAGGAAGCCGCCGCCGAGGCCGGCATCGAGCTGAAGTTCGACGACGCGCAGCAGAAGCAGGAAAACCAGATCAAGGCGATCCGCAACTTCATCCAGCAGAAGGTCGACGTGATCGCCTTCTCGCCGGTGGTGGAGTCGGGCTGGGACACCGTGCTCAAGGAGGCCAAGGACGCGAAGATCCCGGTCATCCTGACCGACCGCGCGGTCGACTCGGCCGACAAGTCGCTCTACAAGACGTTCCTCGGCTCGGACTTCGTCAAGGAGGGCCGCCTCGCCGGCGAGTGGCTGGTGGAGCAGAAGAAGGCGGCGCCCGGCCCGGTCAACATCGTCGAGCTGCAGGGCACGACCGGTTCGGCCCCGGCCAACGACCGGAAGAAGGGCTTCGCCGAGGCGATCGCCACCAACCCCAACCTGAAGATCGTCGCCTCGCAGTCGGGTGACTTCACCCGCGCCGGCGGCAAGCAGGTGATGGAGCAGTTCCTCAAGGCCAACCCGAAGATCGACGTGCTCTTCGCGCACAACGACGACATGGGCCTGGGCGCGCTCGAGGCGATCAGCGCGGCGGGCAAGACGCCCGGCAAGGACATCACCATCATCACCGTCGACGCGGTGAAGGACGGCATGCAGGCCCTCGCGGACGGCAAGTTCAACTTCATCGCCGAGTGCAGCCCGCTGCTCGGCCCGCAGCTGATGGAGCTGGCCAAGAAGGTCAAGGCCGGCGAGGAGGTCCCCGCCCGGATCGAGACCGAGGAGACCACCTTCACCCAGGAGCAGGCCAAGGAGGCACTGCCCAACCGCAAGTACTGA
- a CDS encoding L-ribulose-5-phosphate 4-epimerase, with amino-acid sequence MSAGVVGQVAALRETVARLHRELTRYGLVAWTAGNVSARVPGQDLMVIKPSGVDYDDLTAESMVVCDLGGAVVDGGGSPSSDTAAHAYVYRAMPEVGGVVHTHSGYATAWAARGEAIPCWLTAQADEFGGEIPVGPFALIGGDDIGKGIVSTLSGHRSPAVLMRNHGVFTIGRDARAAVKAAVMCEDVARTAHLARALGQPLPIAPADIDSLYDRYQNVYGQRPPAP; translated from the coding sequence ATGAGCGCCGGCGTCGTCGGCCAGGTCGCCGCGTTGCGCGAGACGGTGGCCCGCCTGCACCGCGAGCTGACCCGCTACGGACTGGTGGCCTGGACCGCCGGCAACGTCTCGGCCCGCGTACCCGGTCAGGACCTGATGGTCATCAAGCCCAGCGGGGTCGACTACGACGACCTGACCGCCGAGTCCATGGTGGTCTGCGACCTGGGCGGCGCTGTCGTCGACGGCGGCGGCTCGCCGTCCAGCGACACCGCCGCGCACGCCTACGTCTACCGCGCGATGCCCGAGGTCGGCGGCGTGGTGCACACCCACAGCGGCTACGCCACCGCCTGGGCGGCCCGGGGCGAGGCGATCCCGTGCTGGCTGACCGCGCAGGCCGACGAGTTCGGCGGGGAGATCCCGGTCGGGCCGTTCGCGCTGATCGGCGGCGACGACATCGGCAAGGGGATCGTCAGCACGCTGTCCGGGCACCGCTCGCCCGCGGTGCTCATGCGCAACCACGGCGTCTTCACCATCGGCCGGGACGCCCGGGCGGCGGTCAAGGCCGCCGTGATGTGCGAGGACGTCGCCCGTACCGCGCACCTGGCCCGAGCGCTCGGGCAGCCGCTGCCGATCGCGCCGGCCGACATCGACTCGCTCTACGACCGTTACCAGAACGTCTACGGCCAACGCCCGCCGGCGCCCTGA
- the araB gene encoding ribulokinase, translating into MSEVDASDRYVIGVDFGTLSGRALVVRVRDGAELGTAVHEYRHGVIETALPDDGPALPPDWALQDPDDYRDVLRHAVPAALSAAGVDPARVVGIGIDFTACTVLPTLADGTPLCEIPELRHRPHAWVKLWKHHAAQPHADRINALAHERDEPWIGRYGGKISAEWQFAKGLQILDEDPEVYRRAERFIEAADWIVWQLCGVETRNVCTAGYKGIRQDGRYPSPDYLAALDPGFTDFVTKLDGPLLPLGARAGALDARAAAWTGLPEGIAVAVGNVDAHVTAAAAQALRPGRLVAIMGTSTCHVLNGTHPAEVPGMCGVVDGGISPGAWGFEAGQSGVGDIFGWFVRHGAPAGFDSHERLTEAAAAQPVGAHGLVALDWWNGNRSLLVNHDLSGLIVGLTLATRPPDVYRALLEATAYGTRMIVEAFAQAGVPVDDLVVAGGLTSNRLLMQIYADVTNRPLSIIGSAQGPALGSAIHAAVAAGAYPTIHEASAAMGRIEEAVYRPVPENVRVYDALYAEYRALHDHFGRGANDVMLRLRAIRNAAADAAPARTPASLEVVG; encoded by the coding sequence ATGAGCGAAGTGGACGCGTCCGACCGGTACGTGATCGGGGTCGACTTCGGCACGTTGTCCGGCCGGGCGCTGGTGGTCCGGGTCCGCGACGGCGCCGAACTCGGCACAGCGGTGCACGAGTACCGGCACGGGGTCATCGAGACCGCGCTGCCCGACGACGGCCCGGCGTTGCCGCCGGACTGGGCGCTGCAGGATCCCGACGACTACCGCGACGTGCTGCGCCACGCCGTACCGGCCGCGCTCTCCGCTGCCGGTGTGGATCCGGCGCGGGTGGTCGGGATCGGCATCGACTTCACCGCCTGCACCGTCCTGCCGACGCTCGCCGACGGCACGCCGCTGTGCGAGATCCCGGAGCTGCGCCACCGGCCGCACGCCTGGGTCAAGCTCTGGAAGCACCACGCCGCGCAGCCGCACGCCGACCGGATCAACGCGCTGGCGCACGAGCGGGACGAACCGTGGATCGGCCGCTACGGCGGCAAGATCTCGGCGGAGTGGCAGTTCGCCAAGGGACTCCAGATCCTGGACGAGGACCCGGAGGTCTACCGGCGCGCCGAGCGCTTCATCGAGGCGGCCGACTGGATCGTCTGGCAGCTGTGCGGGGTCGAGACGCGCAACGTCTGCACCGCCGGCTACAAGGGCATCCGGCAGGACGGCCGGTACCCGTCACCCGACTACCTGGCCGCGCTCGACCCGGGTTTCACCGACTTCGTGACCAAGCTGGACGGTCCGCTGCTGCCGCTGGGCGCGCGGGCCGGCGCGCTCGACGCCCGCGCCGCCGCCTGGACCGGCCTGCCCGAGGGCATCGCGGTAGCGGTCGGCAACGTCGACGCGCACGTCACCGCCGCCGCCGCCCAGGCGCTGCGGCCCGGCCGGCTGGTGGCCATCATGGGCACCTCCACCTGCCACGTGCTCAACGGCACCCACCCGGCCGAGGTGCCGGGCATGTGCGGCGTGGTCGACGGCGGCATCAGCCCCGGCGCCTGGGGCTTCGAGGCCGGGCAGAGCGGCGTGGGGGACATCTTCGGCTGGTTCGTGCGCCACGGCGCCCCGGCCGGATTCGACTCGCACGAGCGGCTCACCGAGGCCGCCGCGGCCCAGCCGGTCGGCGCGCACGGCCTGGTGGCGCTGGACTGGTGGAACGGCAACCGGTCCCTGCTGGTCAACCACGACCTGAGCGGGCTGATCGTCGGGCTGACGCTGGCCACCCGGCCGCCGGACGTCTACCGGGCGCTGCTGGAGGCCACCGCGTACGGCACCCGGATGATCGTCGAGGCGTTCGCGCAGGCCGGAGTGCCGGTCGACGACCTGGTCGTGGCCGGCGGGCTCACCTCCAACCGGCTGCTGATGCAGATCTACGCCGACGTCACGAACCGGCCGCTGAGCATCATCGGCTCCGCCCAGGGGCCGGCGCTCGGCTCGGCCATCCACGCGGCGGTCGCCGCGGGCGCGTACCCGACGATCCACGAGGCGTCCGCCGCCATGGGACGGATCGAGGAGGCCGTCTACCGGCCCGTACCGGAGAACGTCCGGGTGTACGACGCCCTCTACGCCGAGTACCGCGCGCTGCACGACCACTTCGGCCGCGGCGCGAACGACGTCATGCTGCGCCTGCGGGCGATCCGCAACGCGGCGGCCGACGCCGCCCCGGCGCGTACCCCCGCGAGCCTGGAGGTGGTGGGATGA
- a CDS encoding glycoside hydrolase family 27 protein, giving the protein MRRWTRRTLAVLGVAAVALTATVTDGAMAPRPARALDNGVARTPPMGWNTWNTFGCNINETLIRQTADAIVANGLRDLGYKYVVVDDCWFNPDRDAQGNLQAHPQRFPSGMKSLGDYLHARGLLFGIYQVPLDKTCAQVGGAFPGATGSLNHEYQDARQFAAWGVDYLKYDWCSGTGTINDQVARFGIMRDALASTGRPIVYSINPNSYHAKTGPQRNWSDVANLWRTTEDITNAWNTGQTNGYPMGIQNIVDVTVPLAGYAAPGGFNDPDMLEVGNGGMNDTEMRSHFALWTMLAAPLMMGNDVRSASSATLAILRNANLVAINQDTLGRQAVQVSFDGTRRVLAKPLANGDVAVALFNQGSSTTTVSTTAAAVGKSGSSFTLRDAWTDATSSSTGTISASVPAHGTVVYRVSGGGTTTPPPVPTTFRLRSESSGRCLDVDNAGTANGTGTLIWDCHNNANQQFTANGQALQVLGKCLDVPTNATAGTRVQIWDCNGGTNQQWTINGNGTVSNVRFPSLCLDVDNAGTANGTRVLVWTCHGNTNQRWSRA; this is encoded by the coding sequence GTGCGCAGATGGACCCGACGGACGCTCGCCGTCCTGGGTGTCGCGGCGGTGGCGCTCACAGCCACAGTCACCGACGGGGCAATGGCCCCACGCCCGGCCCGGGCGCTGGACAACGGCGTCGCCCGTACGCCGCCGATGGGGTGGAACACCTGGAACACCTTCGGCTGCAACATCAACGAGACCCTCATCCGGCAGACCGCCGACGCGATAGTCGCCAACGGACTGCGCGACCTCGGGTACAAGTACGTCGTCGTGGACGACTGCTGGTTCAACCCGGACCGGGACGCGCAGGGCAACCTCCAGGCGCACCCGCAGCGGTTCCCCAGCGGGATGAAGTCGCTCGGTGACTACCTGCACGCCCGGGGCCTGCTGTTCGGCATCTACCAGGTACCGCTGGACAAGACCTGCGCCCAGGTCGGCGGCGCGTTCCCCGGCGCCACCGGCAGCCTCAACCACGAGTACCAGGACGCGCGTCAGTTCGCCGCATGGGGCGTGGACTACCTCAAGTACGACTGGTGCTCCGGCACCGGCACCATCAACGACCAGGTGGCGCGGTTCGGCATCATGCGCGACGCGCTGGCCTCCACCGGCCGGCCGATCGTCTACAGCATCAACCCCAACAGCTACCACGCCAAGACCGGGCCGCAGCGCAACTGGAGCGACGTGGCGAACCTCTGGCGGACCACCGAGGACATCACCAACGCGTGGAACACCGGCCAGACCAACGGCTACCCGATGGGCATCCAGAACATCGTCGACGTCACGGTGCCGCTGGCCGGGTACGCCGCCCCCGGCGGGTTCAACGACCCGGACATGCTGGAGGTCGGCAACGGCGGCATGAACGACACGGAGATGCGCAGCCACTTCGCGCTGTGGACGATGCTGGCGGCGCCGCTGATGATGGGCAACGACGTACGCTCCGCCAGCTCGGCCACGCTGGCGATCCTGCGTAACGCCAACCTGGTCGCGATCAACCAGGACACGCTCGGCCGCCAGGCGGTCCAGGTCTCCTTCGACGGCACCCGGCGGGTGCTGGCCAAGCCGCTGGCGAACGGCGACGTGGCGGTCGCCCTGTTCAACCAGGGCAGCTCGACCACTACCGTCTCCACCACGGCGGCGGCGGTGGGCAAGAGCGGCAGCTCGTTCACGCTGCGCGACGCGTGGACCGACGCCACCTCCTCCAGCACCGGCACGATCTCCGCCAGCGTGCCCGCGCACGGCACCGTGGTCTACCGGGTCAGCGGCGGCGGCACCACCACCCCGCCGCCGGTCCCGACCACGTTCCGGCTGCGCAGCGAGTCGTCCGGCCGGTGCCTCGACGTCGACAACGCCGGCACCGCCAACGGCACCGGGACGCTGATCTGGGACTGTCACAACAACGCCAATCAGCAGTTCACCGCCAACGGGCAGGCGTTGCAGGTGCTCGGCAAGTGCCTGGACGTGCCGACGAACGCGACCGCCGGCACCCGGGTGCAGATCTGGGACTGCAACGGCGGCACCAACCAGCAGTGGACGATCAACGGCAACGGCACGGTGAGCAACGTGCGCTTCCCGTCGCTGTGCCTGGACGTCGACAACGCGGGCACCGCCAACGGCACCCGGGTGCTCGTCTGGACCTGCCACGGCAACACCAACCAGCGGTGGAGCCGGGCGTGA